Within Raineyella sp. W15-4, the genomic segment CCCAGAAGAGAAAGGTGTCACACTGACTGAAGTCCGCAGCTGACGAAATGACATCGTTCCAGTTGTTGAACAACCCATAGTTCAACGAATTCTGGGTGATGTCGCGATCACCGGTTGTGCCGCTGCACGCCCCGGACCCATAGGTGGTCAGCACCGCTCCTCCTCGGTCCGCGTGCTGCCACATGCTGGCTCGCTGCACATTGCCGTACGATCTACCGATATTCGTGTCGACGATTGCGTTGGCCGGGGGTGCCGCGACCGCCACTCCCAGGGAAGCGACCGAAAATGCCATGGTCGCCCCGATGATTCGACGGATCTTCATAACCCTTCCTTCCCCTCCGCTGATGTGTCCCCTTTTCCCCTTCAGGAGACGACGTCAGTCTTGCGGAGGGATGACCGCCTCAGCCATGGACATCCGTCGGCAACGCCGCAGCCAGACGCGTGATCCGCCTCACGGCAGCAGACCTTGGCGGCGGGCCTCCGCGGCGATCCCCCGGTCACCAGCAATTCCCAACTTCCGTCGGACGGAAGCGAGGTACTGCCGCACTGTCTTGCTCGTCACCACCAGGGCCTCGGCGATCTCCGTGATGCTCAGGCCTCGCTCCACCAACACCAGTACCTCCCACTCCCGCTCGGTGATCCCCAGCCTCTTGGCCTCCGAGTTCCGCTCGGGCGCGACCGACGTGGGCATCGCCCTTCCGGTGGAGCCGGCTTGGGCCAGCATCCGGAAGACCTCCGGGGAGAGGAGCGGCCGGCCGGCCGCCGCCCGGCGTACAACTTCTGGAAGCGTCACCGCGGCATCGGTCTTCAGAAGGTAGCCAACAGCTCCAGCGTCGACCGAAGCACTAACGGACTCCCGGTCTCCCAGAGCGGTCAGCACCACCACCACTGTGCCGGGCCAGCGACGGACGATCTCCCGAGTCGCTTCGATGCCGTCCGTTCCCGGCATTCGCAGATCCATCACGACGACGTCCGGACGGGCCCGGGCACACACGTCGACAGCTTCCGCCCCATCGGCCGCCTCACCGACCACTGCGATGCCAGGAACAGCATCAAGTAGCCGGCGCTGCGCACTTCTCAGCGATGCCTCGTCGTCCACCAGCACGACACGTATCTCCCCCATGGTCCCGGGAAGCTATCAGACCGC encodes:
- a CDS encoding response regulator transcription factor, which codes for MGEIRVVLVDDEASLRSAQRRLLDAVPGIAVVGEAADGAEAVDVCARARPDVVVMDLRMPGTDGIEATREIVRRWPGTVVVVLTALGDRESVSASVDAGAVGYLLKTDAAVTLPEVVRRAAAGRPLLSPEVFRMLAQAGSTGRAMPTSVAPERNSEAKRLGITEREWEVLVLVERGLSITEIAEALVVTSKTVRQYLASVRRKLGIAGDRGIAAEARRQGLLP